One region of Synechococcus elongatus PCC 11801 genomic DNA includes:
- a CDS encoding type IV pilin protein, whose protein sequence is MSDSLRLRYLQYLAQRKEENGEDNKGFTLVELLVVIIIVGILAAVALPNLLAQTDKAYASEGKSAVGAALRTLSAATLDPNYVTNASCTQLGIGSSAGNFNLTCGNASQVTAAGSGKAASINVTGTIGTDGKFTVIATKGSATL, encoded by the coding sequence ATGTCTGATTCCCTCCGTCTCCGTTACCTGCAATATCTCGCTCAGCGCAAAGAAGAAAACGGTGAAGATAACAAAGGTTTCACCCTTGTTGAATTGCTAGTCGTCATCATTATCGTTGGCATTTTGGCAGCAGTTGCTCTGCCGAACCTGTTAGCTCAAACAGATAAAGCCTATGCCTCTGAAGGCAAATCAGCAGTCGGTGCCGCTCTCCGTACTCTGAGTGCAGCAACACTAGATCCCAACTACGTCACAAACGCATCTTGCACTCAGCTTGGTATTGGTAGTAGTGCAGGTAACTTTAACTTAACATGTGGCAATGCTAGCCAGGTAACAGCTGCTGGAAGTGGCAAAGCAGCGAGTATTAACGTAACTGGCACGATTGGGACGGATGGCAAGTTTACTGTCATTGCAACCAAGGGTAGTGCAACTCTGTAG
- a CDS encoding type IV pilin protein encodes MSDSLRLRYLQYLAQRKEEQGEDEKGFTLVELLVVIIIVGILAAVALPNLLAQTDKAYASEGKSAVGAALRTLSAATLDPNYVTNASCTQLGIGSSAGNFDLTCGNASQVTAAGSGKAASINVTGTIGTDGKFTVIATKGSATL; translated from the coding sequence ATGTCTGACTCTCTCCGTCTACGTTATCTGCAATATCTTGCTCAGCGCAAAGAAGAACAAGGGGAAGACGAAAAGGGTTTCACCCTGGTCGAGTTGCTGGTCGTCATTATTATCGTTGGTATTTTGGCAGCAGTTGCACTACCGAATCTGCTGGCCCAAACGGATAAAGCTTATGCCTCTGAAGGTAAATCGGCGGTGGGTGCTGCTCTCCGAACCCTCAGTGCGGCAACACTAGATCCCAACTACGTCACAAACGCATCTTGTACTCAGCTTGGTATTGGTAGTAGTGCAGGTAACTTTGACCTAACATGTGGCAATGCTAGCCAGGTAACAGCTGCTGGAAGTGGCAAAGCAGCGAGTATTAACGTAACTGGCACGATTGGGACGGATGGCAAGTTTACTGTCATTGCAACCAAGGGTAGTGCAACTCTCTAA
- a CDS encoding exostosin domain-containing protein: MATFYLAEAENWSFRTVWHDRFFTVLKYHPARAEDLGQADYIFLDADFALETNWPYYGAQTKAILKGDRFPTDEEILEYLFEHPVSGYGKPLVLINMNPLAKWPAIMQALPDVLVVSHCHTTENYRAGIDISFPAMPLLDRQCYPTRERSTLLSFRGANSHSVREQLQLLHQPPEIEVELIQQSYWGALNYADAPQGLSAEQQIYTELMARSRFSAAPRGHDVFSYRLLEVMAAGAVPVVLADDWVLPFSELLDWSKFSLQVAEEQCLELPQKLQVISTEQWQAMQQRSQQVYQQYFYSLAQQVNTLLLILDQRSGDDPTPEVEIEAVLLDRAQQYRLSEDLVAAETCLATLPRSPACVLEQVRLVLTAQQPETALALLDSVKVPEEERAEYYNLLGVAQTQLGQWEAAIATYRQGLELFPLQPKLSTNLCLALRHCDRLPEALGISTALLTEQPENVDRIQLQADTLNLSAVYDEALVLYQQVLAQAPERANAQLAIAEILLRQGKADGWEAYEARFAAEPSLAVLAAYYPQPRWQGEELGSRSLLVWGEQGYGDQIQFSRYLWVLRDRYPQARIQFQTDAVLVPLFAEPLASLGIEVIAAQVTEQVFDFQVPLLSLPRLVWPSLQEIPYSAGWLPCPLPPPQEEANRKFRVGIVWQAGRRAGVQKSATADRRSCSLAAMLEAVQEVVQRPDLEVVSLQLGYEGVLPEGVMDWSDRLVDFAATAQVLMELDLLVTVDTAIVHLAGAMKIPTKVLLAYPTDWRWQQDLGVSWYSSVGSCHFVHLPTIS, translated from the coding sequence ATGGCTACCTTTTATCTAGCTGAGGCTGAGAATTGGTCATTCCGGACTGTTTGGCACGATCGCTTTTTTACGGTTCTCAAGTACCATCCAGCGCGGGCTGAGGATTTAGGGCAGGCTGATTATATTTTTCTAGATGCAGATTTTGCCCTAGAAACGAACTGGCCTTACTACGGGGCGCAGACCAAAGCAATCTTAAAGGGCGATCGCTTTCCGACGGATGAGGAAATTTTAGAGTATCTCTTCGAGCATCCGGTCAGTGGCTACGGGAAGCCCTTAGTGTTGATCAATATGAATCCGTTGGCAAAATGGCCGGCGATCATGCAGGCGCTACCGGATGTGTTGGTGGTCAGTCATTGCCATACAACTGAGAATTATCGCGCTGGGATTGATATTAGTTTTCCGGCGATGCCGCTACTCGATCGGCAGTGTTATCCAACCCGAGAGCGATCGACTTTACTGAGCTTTCGGGGAGCCAATAGTCATTCAGTGCGAGAGCAATTGCAACTGCTTCATCAGCCGCCAGAGATTGAGGTTGAGTTGATTCAGCAAAGCTATTGGGGGGCGTTGAATTATGCCGATGCTCCTCAAGGATTGAGTGCTGAGCAACAAATTTATACGGAGTTAATGGCTCGATCGCGCTTTTCAGCAGCACCGCGAGGCCATGATGTTTTTTCCTATCGGCTACTGGAGGTAATGGCGGCGGGTGCGGTTCCAGTCGTTTTAGCTGATGACTGGGTGTTGCCCTTTTCGGAGTTGCTGGATTGGTCTAAGTTTTCGCTGCAGGTGGCTGAGGAGCAATGTTTAGAGTTGCCGCAGAAGCTGCAAGTGATTTCCACTGAGCAATGGCAAGCAATGCAGCAGCGATCGCAGCAGGTCTATCAGCAATACTTTTACTCTCTGGCGCAGCAGGTCAATACGCTATTGCTGATTCTGGATCAGCGATCGGGTGATGACCCTACGCCAGAAGTTGAGATTGAGGCCGTGTTGCTCGATCGGGCGCAGCAGTACCGACTCTCTGAGGACTTAGTCGCAGCGGAAACTTGTCTGGCGACGTTACCCCGATCGCCTGCCTGTGTTTTGGAGCAAGTACGGCTAGTTTTAACGGCGCAGCAGCCAGAGACAGCGCTAGCACTATTAGATTCTGTGAAGGTACCGGAGGAAGAACGAGCAGAGTATTACAACTTGTTAGGAGTGGCGCAAACGCAGTTGGGGCAATGGGAAGCAGCGATCGCAACTTATCGACAGGGACTTGAACTGTTTCCGTTGCAGCCGAAGCTCTCTACTAATCTTTGTTTGGCGTTACGTCACTGCGATCGCCTACCGGAAGCGCTAGGGATTAGCACAGCATTGCTGACAGAACAACCGGAGAACGTCGATCGCATTCAGCTCCAGGCCGATACGCTCAATCTGTCGGCTGTCTATGACGAGGCGTTGGTGCTGTATCAACAGGTGTTGGCACAGGCTCCAGAGCGGGCGAATGCGCAACTGGCGATCGCAGAAATATTATTGCGGCAGGGAAAGGCTGATGGCTGGGAGGCCTATGAGGCGCGGTTTGCAGCAGAGCCAAGTTTAGCGGTATTGGCGGCTTATTATCCGCAACCGCGTTGGCAAGGAGAAGAACTGGGATCGCGATCGCTGTTGGTGTGGGGAGAGCAGGGCTATGGCGATCAGATTCAGTTCAGTCGTTATTTGTGGGTGCTGCGCGATCGCTATCCACAGGCTCGGATTCAGTTTCAAACGGATGCGGTGTTGGTGCCATTGTTTGCAGAGCCGCTCGCCAGTTTGGGAATTGAGGTGATTGCGGCGCAGGTCACAGAGCAAGTGTTTGATTTTCAGGTGCCGCTGTTGTCGTTGCCTCGGTTGGTGTGGCCAAGCTTGCAGGAGATTCCCTACAGTGCAGGTTGGTTGCCTTGTCCGTTGCCACCACCTCAAGAGGAAGCGAACCGCAAGTTTCGAGTCGGGATTGTCTGGCAGGCAGGTCGGCGGGCAGGGGTACAGAAAAGTGCGACGGCAGATCGGCGCAGTTGTTCGCTAGCGGCAATGTTGGAAGCAGTGCAAGAAGTTGTGCAGAGGCCAGATCTAGAGGTGGTGAGTCTGCAGTTGGGGTATGAGGGGGTGTTGCCGGAGGGGGTTATGGATTGGAGCGATCGCTTAGTCGATTTCGCGGCGACGGCTCAAGTGCTGATGGAACTGGATTTATTGGTGACGGTTGATACGGCGATCGTGCATTTGGCAGGAGCAATGAAGATACCTACAAAAGTTCTTCTTGCTTACCCAACAGATTGGCGATGGCAGCAAGACTTAGGAGTATCTTGGTACTCTTCCGTAGGGTCTTGTCACTTTGTCCATCTGCCTACCATATCTTAG
- a CDS encoding methyltransferase domain-containing protein → MSSLSPEALERIRAQFDYGPYPRVPLEATPKENYGALAIHDIRSAFYRRDRKLRSTEGACILDVGCGSGFKTLMLALANPGATIVGVDLSPKSVELAQERLKFQGFPAVKFYALGLDEIGQLGLAFDYINCDELLYFFDDPAAALGQMKAVLKPDGIIRTNLHSKNQRIAHYRLQELFKFLGFLDGNPEAAEMEAATELMNALQPGILSRAAVWNMPLQLQKEEKQDELEQWLLANLLLQADKGYGIPDLRQYLEAAGLEFLGMVQAPLWRLNELFGDRDQIPAFWALGIQEASLLDQAYLYDLLHPVNRLFDFWCSPQPLRSADDWEEWPLEQRLGLTVQLHPQLAQPGIEKQLQEKLKLRERFSLARALHGEFLGMLTYEPLFGALIRPLFERSLLVKDLVQRFQQLQPLDYATGKPWELEAVAELVWNFLAELERDQCLFLTQA, encoded by the coding sequence ATGTCTTCGCTGTCGCCTGAGGCTTTGGAACGGATTCGCGCTCAGTTTGACTATGGGCCCTATCCGCGAGTGCCGTTGGAGGCAACACCCAAGGAAAACTACGGGGCGCTAGCGATTCATGATATTCGTTCAGCATTTTATCGGCGCGATCGCAAGCTGAGATCCACAGAGGGAGCCTGCATTTTAGATGTGGGTTGTGGCAGCGGCTTTAAGACGTTGATGTTGGCGCTAGCCAATCCGGGAGCCACCATTGTTGGAGTCGACCTGTCGCCTAAGTCGGTGGAGTTGGCACAGGAACGACTGAAGTTTCAGGGGTTTCCAGCAGTCAAGTTCTATGCCCTAGGGCTGGATGAAATTGGTCAGCTAGGGCTGGCGTTTGACTATATCAATTGTGATGAGCTGCTCTATTTCTTTGATGATCCGGCGGCAGCTCTGGGACAAATGAAAGCTGTGCTGAAGCCTGATGGCATTATTCGCACCAATTTACATTCCAAGAATCAACGGATTGCTCATTACCGCTTACAGGAACTATTCAAGTTTTTGGGCTTTTTGGATGGCAATCCAGAAGCAGCGGAAATGGAAGCGGCGACGGAGTTGATGAATGCGCTGCAACCGGGGATTTTGAGTCGGGCGGCGGTTTGGAATATGCCGCTGCAGCTACAGAAGGAAGAGAAGCAGGACGAGCTAGAGCAGTGGCTATTGGCAAATTTGCTGTTGCAAGCAGATAAAGGCTATGGCATCCCAGACCTTCGACAATACCTAGAAGCTGCAGGACTTGAGTTTTTAGGAATGGTGCAAGCACCACTGTGGCGACTGAATGAGTTGTTTGGCGATCGCGACCAGATTCCGGCGTTTTGGGCGTTGGGAATACAGGAGGCAAGTTTACTGGATCAGGCTTATCTGTATGACCTGTTGCATCCGGTTAATCGTCTATTTGATTTTTGGTGTAGTCCGCAGCCGTTGCGATCGGCAGATGATTGGGAGGAGTGGCCATTGGAGCAGCGCTTGGGGCTGACGGTGCAGTTGCATCCGCAGTTGGCACAACCAGGGATTGAAAAGCAGCTCCAGGAGAAGTTGAAGCTGCGGGAGCGCTTTAGTTTGGCGCGGGCGTTGCATGGTGAGTTTTTGGGGATGCTGACCTATGAGCCGCTGTTTGGGGCGTTGATTCGACCGTTGTTTGAGCGATCGCTACTGGTGAAGGATTTGGTGCAGCGGTTCCAGCAGTTGCAACCGTTGGATTATGCAACGGGTAAGCCCTGGGAATTAGAGGCAGTAGCTGAGTTGGTTTGGAATTTCTTAGCCGAATTAGAACGCGATCAGTGCCTGTTCTTAACGCAGGCTTGA
- a CDS encoding tetratricopeptide repeat protein: MKRLKESRSQLIELALGDLETASVTQLQQWAEQAASQQDWSTALQLIELAAWQEPENSAILRRWGDWLAAAGQVEEAIAAYQAALESQPGCPQAIAAWAAVLNEQGRYAEAIALLDQAVEQTTDLWHHRAVALQSLGDWPKALTSCDRALQLDPTMAEAQFLRSKLRLGLGDWSQGWPEYESRLLVFPELRDRLPSFGRPLWQGEDLTDKTLLIWGEQGYGDQIQFVRYLSVLRARWPETPLLLLVSEPLAALFQQLAITNLQVATQFTFEVEPAYDFHLPLLSLPERLGATAETIPLAQGYLPRSPQFGGSKLKANPHLLQVGFVWQAGETSDRRFQWRQADKSVPLEYFLQLRLKLEDCQFWSLQLGSASQALQQNPDWTDCDLSDQIHSFVDTAALLSQLDLLITVDTAIAHLAGALGVPVWVLLPKVADWRWRQTGTTTPWYDSMRLYRQAIAGDWRSVFEQLQRDLDSDPTRLHPY, encoded by the coding sequence ATGAAAAGGTTGAAAGAATCGCGATCGCAATTGATAGAGCTTGCTCTTGGTGATCTTGAAACCGCATCTGTAACGCAGTTGCAGCAGTGGGCTGAACAAGCCGCGAGTCAGCAAGACTGGTCAACAGCGCTGCAACTAATCGAACTAGCCGCTTGGCAGGAGCCAGAGAACTCTGCGATTTTGCGCCGCTGGGGAGATTGGCTAGCGGCGGCTGGGCAAGTGGAGGAAGCGATCGCAGCCTATCAAGCAGCGTTGGAATCCCAGCCCGGTTGCCCTCAGGCGATCGCAGCTTGGGCGGCTGTCCTCAATGAGCAAGGCCGATATGCGGAAGCGATCGCTCTGCTTGATCAGGCTGTAGAACAAACAACAGACCTCTGGCATCACCGAGCTGTGGCCTTACAGAGTTTGGGGGACTGGCCAAAAGCTTTAACGAGTTGCGATCGCGCTTTGCAGCTTGATCCAACGATGGCTGAGGCACAGTTCCTGCGCAGTAAGTTGCGATTAGGACTGGGGGATTGGTCGCAGGGTTGGCCAGAGTATGAAAGTCGGCTATTGGTGTTTCCAGAGTTACGCGATCGATTGCCCAGTTTTGGTCGTCCGCTCTGGCAAGGCGAAGACCTGACTGATAAAACACTATTGATTTGGGGTGAACAAGGTTACGGCGATCAGATTCAGTTTGTGCGCTACCTATCCGTCTTGCGCGCTCGCTGGCCCGAAACACCTTTATTGCTGCTGGTTAGTGAGCCATTAGCAGCACTCTTTCAACAACTCGCGATCACCAATCTACAAGTCGCCACTCAATTCACTTTTGAGGTTGAACCGGCCTACGACTTTCATCTGCCCCTGTTGTCATTGCCTGAACGACTTGGGGCAACAGCTGAAACGATTCCACTCGCTCAGGGTTATCTGCCGCGATCGCCTCAATTTGGTGGCAGCAAATTGAAGGCAAATCCTCATCTGCTTCAAGTTGGTTTTGTTTGGCAGGCTGGTGAGACAAGCGATCGTCGTTTTCAATGGCGACAAGCCGATAAAAGTGTGCCGCTTGAGTATTTTCTCCAGTTGCGATTGAAGCTGGAGGATTGTCAGTTTTGGAGTTTACAACTTGGCTCTGCAAGTCAGGCACTACAACAGAATCCGGATTGGACAGATTGTGACCTCTCCGATCAAATCCACTCCTTTGTAGATACAGCCGCTTTACTCAGTCAGCTAGATCTCCTGATCACGGTGGACACCGCGATCGCGCATTTGGCTGGTGCTTTGGGTGTTCCGGTTTGGGTGCTGTTGCCGAAGGTTGCGGATTGGCGCTGGAGACAAACAGGAACGACAACCCCTTGGTATGACTCTATGCGACTCTATCGGCAGGCGATCGCGGGGGATTGGCGATCGGTCTTTGAGCAGCTGCAACGGGATTTGGACTCAGACCCTACTAGACTGCATCCTTACTGA
- a CDS encoding FAD-dependent oxidoreductase: MGRPIRLWISSIGLAVSLGSAAIANAATQSTLTCEILVVGGGLSGVAAAEAGLLAGRTVCLTEITDWLGGQVSSQGTSALDEAGLQQTLQVYPQGYQRFRDRLRQFYGRENPGDCWVSQICFLPRDAAQLLEAQLREAEQRGQGKLHWLPNTVVKALNFDRDRRWIESVTAIQHRPAIGAPLNTLPLSAWIEDAYRPEDSALLQKNVLQLQPPAGQPQRWIVIEATETGELLPLADVPYRLGLDPRSPGNPSSPVTQPDSYCTQGFTYTFAMEQTPASYQPDRPPFYDRYAPYFSYELSRFANPDTLFTYRRIWAPQPRSPQLQPGRNVTIPQPGDWSMQNWTWGNDYRPGTAADNLILSAEQLRASGQLEPGGWLGGLRTETLQRGEEHALSFFYWLSQGNTDSQLGPNVKQPFPFYRLLQGIEQPMGTAHGLSKYPYIREGRRLIGRSSSTYPQGFSLVETDIARPDYADPIYQETLSPQDYEALRQRLAREAFLQGNAATDLPIVPRPRLFPDSVGITQYALDFHPCLTESPPEKPGNTERAGVRLPQGLAYPGQIPLRAMIPQRVDNLLVTGKAIAFSYSVAAAYRVHSFEWSAGVAAGTVADFVLQQQITPAELVDELPRQEPQLEALQRRLVNAGNPIAFPGTTLLDRNWLRP; this comes from the coding sequence ATGGGTCGGCCAATCAGGCTCTGGATCAGCAGTATTGGACTTGCAGTGAGTCTGGGTTCTGCCGCGATCGCTAATGCCGCTACGCAGTCCACACTTACCTGTGAAATTTTAGTCGTGGGCGGTGGACTGTCTGGGGTAGCTGCTGCCGAAGCGGGGCTGTTGGCTGGGCGCACGGTTTGTCTGACCGAAATCACTGATTGGCTGGGTGGACAAGTCTCCTCGCAGGGCACCTCAGCCCTGGATGAAGCGGGTCTGCAGCAGACATTGCAGGTTTATCCCCAAGGCTACCAACGCTTTCGCGATCGCCTGCGTCAGTTCTATGGGCGTGAGAATCCTGGTGATTGTTGGGTTAGCCAGATTTGCTTTTTGCCCCGTGATGCGGCGCAACTCCTGGAAGCGCAACTGCGCGAGGCAGAGCAACGTGGGCAAGGCAAGCTACATTGGCTCCCGAATACCGTCGTTAAAGCACTGAATTTTGATCGCGATCGCCGCTGGATTGAGTCAGTGACGGCGATTCAGCATCGGCCTGCGATCGGTGCACCCCTCAACACGCTGCCCCTCTCCGCTTGGATTGAGGATGCCTATCGGCCCGAAGACTCCGCTTTGCTTCAGAAAAACGTTCTGCAACTGCAACCACCTGCTGGTCAGCCACAGCGCTGGATCGTGATTGAAGCCACCGAAACAGGAGAACTGTTGCCGCTAGCCGATGTCCCTTATCGCCTGGGCCTCGATCCGCGATCGCCGGGGAATCCTTCCTCGCCTGTGACTCAGCCTGACTCTTACTGCACTCAAGGCTTTACCTACACGTTTGCCATGGAGCAAACGCCAGCATCCTATCAACCCGATCGCCCACCTTTCTACGATCGCTACGCGCCTTACTTCAGTTATGAACTGTCGCGTTTTGCTAACCCTGATACTCTCTTTACCTATCGCCGGATTTGGGCACCCCAACCGCGATCGCCTCAACTGCAGCCCGGACGCAATGTCACCATTCCGCAGCCCGGTGATTGGTCCATGCAGAACTGGACGTGGGGCAATGACTATCGACCAGGGACTGCTGCCGATAATCTCATCCTCAGCGCCGAGCAATTGCGGGCCAGTGGCCAACTGGAACCGGGTGGCTGGCTAGGCGGTCTGCGCACCGAAACCCTTCAGCGGGGCGAAGAACATGCCCTCTCCTTTTTCTATTGGCTGTCCCAGGGCAATACCGACTCTCAATTAGGGCCGAACGTCAAACAGCCCTTTCCTTTCTATCGACTCTTACAAGGCATTGAGCAGCCGATGGGCACGGCGCATGGGCTCTCCAAATATCCCTACATCCGCGAGGGCCGGCGGCTTATTGGTCGTTCGTCTTCGACCTATCCCCAGGGATTTTCCTTGGTTGAAACGGATATTGCCCGCCCCGACTATGCGGATCCGATCTATCAAGAGACCCTGTCGCCCCAAGACTATGAGGCCTTGCGGCAGCGGCTGGCGCGAGAAGCGTTTTTGCAAGGCAACGCAGCGACGGATCTACCGATTGTGCCTCGGCCGCGCCTTTTCCCTGACTCCGTGGGCATTACGCAGTACGCGCTCGACTTTCATCCTTGCCTGACCGAGTCGCCGCCCGAAAAACCTGGCAATACGGAGCGGGCTGGCGTTCGGCTACCGCAAGGCTTGGCTTATCCCGGCCAAATTCCCCTGCGAGCCATGATTCCGCAGCGAGTCGATAATCTGCTCGTCACTGGCAAAGCGATCGCTTTTAGTTACAGCGTGGCAGCAGCCTACCGCGTCCATAGCTTTGAGTGGTCAGCGGGGGTAGCAGCCGGGACTGTGGCGGATTTTGTGCTGCAACAGCAAATCACTCCAGCTGAATTGGTGGATGAACTGCCTCGCCAAGAACCGCAACTTGAAGCCCTGCAACGACGACTAGTAAATGCGGGTAATCCGATCGCGTTTCCTGGAACCACCCTGCTCGATCGCAATTGGCTACGCCCTTGA
- the rpmB gene encoding 50S ribosomal protein L28, with protein MSRVCQLTGKKANNAYAISHSHRRTKRLQNVNLQEKRIWWPEGNRFVKLRLSTKAIKTLQKKGLSAYARELGIDLKRL; from the coding sequence ATGTCTCGCGTCTGTCAATTGACCGGCAAAAAGGCCAATAACGCCTACGCCATCTCCCACTCGCACCGTCGCACCAAGCGCCTGCAAAACGTCAACTTGCAAGAAAAACGCATTTGGTGGCCGGAAGGAAACCGCTTCGTCAAGCTGCGGTTGTCGACCAAAGCGATCAAAACCCTGCAAAAGAAAGGCCTCAGCGCCTACGCTCGCGAGCTGGGAATCGACCTCAAGCGTCTGTAA
- a CDS encoding SLC13 family permease, translating into MSLAAIVAIAIFLAVIIAAALELTDLTVVALVGAMLLVITGQLTMPEAVASIAKAHGTLALLFGMMVLVQALEATGAFNGLAHRVVLASRGDGRRLLLGIMLLTSPICAVLPNATTVMLLAPLLPPLAKELKLDPRPLLILLVLTANSAGLLTLVGDPATYIVATGVGFTFSQYLSQLSLGGLLSLVVLLPTLPWLYRKIWTARFTVPDLTPPRPHHRQAMKMLLVVTCLMLVLFTTGERLPVPLSPDATALAGATAALAICHQSRLISVDRLFAAIDWSTLVYFMGVFVLIGGLQSSGAMAAIAQGLTTLIGTNVLQGSLLLLLLTGVLSAFIPNIPLVAALTPIMVSYCQTAGLTIAGDAIAPQAYPLFFALMFGGTLGGNATLIGASANLVGAGIARQHDTPIHFRDWLPYGVPTVVLQLSAALLYCWWRS; encoded by the coding sequence ATGAGCCTTGCTGCAATTGTGGCGATCGCGATCTTTTTGGCTGTGATTATCGCGGCCGCCTTGGAGCTGACCGATCTGACCGTCGTCGCGTTGGTTGGCGCGATGCTGTTGGTCATCACGGGCCAGCTGACCATGCCTGAAGCAGTCGCCAGTATTGCCAAAGCACACGGCACACTCGCACTTCTCTTCGGGATGATGGTTCTCGTGCAAGCCCTTGAAGCGACTGGCGCGTTTAACGGCTTGGCTCACCGAGTCGTCTTGGCCTCGCGGGGAGATGGTCGGCGATTGCTGTTAGGGATCATGCTGCTGACCAGCCCGATCTGTGCGGTCTTGCCCAACGCCACCACTGTGATGCTACTGGCACCGCTCTTACCCCCCCTGGCCAAAGAGCTGAAACTGGACCCGCGGCCCCTCCTCATCCTGCTGGTGCTGACAGCCAATAGTGCTGGTCTGTTGACCTTAGTCGGCGATCCCGCCACTTATATTGTGGCAACAGGCGTGGGCTTCACCTTTAGTCAGTATCTATCGCAGTTGAGTCTGGGAGGATTGCTGAGTCTAGTCGTCCTGTTGCCAACACTGCCTTGGCTCTACCGCAAGATTTGGACAGCACGCTTCACAGTGCCAGACTTGACGCCACCCCGCCCTCACCATCGCCAAGCCATGAAGATGCTGTTGGTGGTGACCTGTCTGATGCTGGTGTTATTTACGACCGGTGAGCGCTTGCCTGTTCCCCTCAGTCCCGACGCAACAGCTCTGGCGGGTGCCACCGCAGCGCTAGCCATCTGCCATCAAAGTCGCCTGATCAGTGTCGATCGCCTCTTTGCCGCGATCGACTGGTCAACCTTGGTCTACTTCATGGGTGTGTTCGTCCTGATTGGCGGGCTACAAAGCAGTGGTGCGATGGCCGCGATCGCTCAAGGGTTGACCACCTTGATTGGCACCAATGTGTTGCAGGGCAGTCTGTTGCTCTTGTTGTTAACAGGCGTGCTCTCAGCGTTCATCCCCAACATTCCGCTAGTGGCTGCCTTGACGCCCATCATGGTTAGCTACTGCCAAACGGCTGGCCTGACAATCGCCGGTGATGCGATCGCTCCTCAGGCTTATCCGCTTTTCTTTGCCCTGATGTTTGGCGGGACCTTGGGTGGCAATGCCACATTGATTGGTGCTTCAGCCAACCTAGTCGGCGCTGGGATTGCTCGCCAGCACGATACGCCCATTCACTTCCGCGACTGGTTGCCCTACGGCGTTCCAACCGTCGTCTTGCAACTCTCGGCGGCGCTGCTCTACTGCTGGTGGCGCTCCTGA
- a CDS encoding M48 family metallopeptidase, which yields MRPPVSTWISCDRLSIEVLRKPIKHVYFRVYAPDGRIRVTVPLQLSEAKLQQLLQQKQPWLLQQQEKVRSRQPAQQLISGEIYPLWGVPYRLEIDTQASVRAIQLTDAGRLVLQTRPTDSLADCDRCLQQWYRQHLQTQIPPLLDCWQPQLNVAVSEWRIKRMKTLWGSCNICDRRIWLNLELAKYPLHCLESVLVHELVHLLERNHTPRFYQMLDHFLPTWRASADRLKQPPAVLLP from the coding sequence ATGAGGCCACCCGTATCGACCTGGATTAGTTGTGATCGCTTATCGATCGAAGTGCTACGCAAGCCGATCAAGCACGTCTATTTCCGGGTTTACGCTCCCGACGGTCGGATTCGAGTCACGGTGCCGTTGCAACTGAGTGAAGCGAAGCTCCAGCAACTGCTGCAGCAAAAACAGCCCTGGTTGCTGCAACAACAAGAAAAAGTGCGATCGCGTCAGCCGGCACAGCAACTGATCAGTGGTGAAATTTATCCGTTGTGGGGCGTTCCTTATCGACTCGAGATTGACACCCAAGCTTCAGTGCGCGCGATCCAGTTGACCGATGCAGGGAGGCTGGTGCTGCAAACTCGTCCCACAGATTCATTGGCCGATTGCGATCGCTGCTTGCAACAGTGGTACCGCCAGCACTTGCAGACGCAGATCCCACCCCTGCTCGATTGCTGGCAACCGCAGCTTAACGTTGCGGTGTCCGAATGGCGGATCAAACGCATGAAAACGCTTTGGGGGAGTTGCAATATCTGCGATCGGCGGATTTGGCTCAACCTAGAACTGGCGAAGTATCCGCTGCACTGCTTGGAATCGGTGCTGGTGCATGAATTAGTCCATCTCCTTGAGCGCAACCACACGCCGCGTTTCTATCAGATGCTCGATCACTTTCTGCCCACTTGGCGAGCAAGTGCTGATCGCCTCAAACAGCCGCCCGCTGTTCTCCTCCCTTGA